A genomic segment from Phragmites australis chromosome 6, lpPhrAust1.1, whole genome shotgun sequence encodes:
- the LOC133922024 gene encoding transcription factor E2FA-like isoform X2 — protein MSGAGSGRPPAAQKILQLLRPPLAFAAPLRPPFAAPDDYHRFPTPAAAAAPAATSGGVGAGGSDIEEGLVIRTLLKGKAASEENAAAVSSECTISSPGFTGSPMLTPVSGKAVKTSKSKAKNNKSGPQTSMSNVGSPLNPPTPSGTCRYDSSLGLLTKKFINLLKHAQDGILDLNNAAETLEVQKRRIYDITNVLEGIGLIEKILKNRIRWKGLDDSGIELDNGISALQAEVETLSLQEQALDERISDMREKLRGLIEDENNHRWLYVTEDDIKGLPCFQNETLIAIKAPHGTTLEVPDPDEAGDYLQRRYRIVLRSTIGPIDVYLVSRFDEKFEELGGAATPARHANVPIHQPVEDFNTKNAGQGCTSMDVVHNIQQSQKIPQDPSALHDFGGMTRIIPSDVDEDADYWLLTEGDVSITDMWKTAQVQWDQLDFLSEEVGTPCAHNQQIVAVGEPQIQIPSMDKP, from the exons ATGTCGGGGGCCGGCAGCGGCAGGCCGCCGGCCGCGCAGAAGATCCTTCAGTTGCTGCGCCCGCCTCTGGCCTTCGCCGCGCCGTTGCGGCCGCCCTTCGCTGCCCCCGACGACTACCACCGCTTCCCCACGCCGGCAGCGGCTGCGGCCCCCGCCGCTACCTCAGGCGGCGTCGGTGCAGGGGGCAGCGATATCGAGGAGGGGCTGGTCATCCGGACGCTG CTAAAAGGAAAAGCTGCATCTGAAGAAAATGCTGCTGCTGTGTCAAGTGAATGTACGATTTCCAGCCCTGGATTTACTGGCAGTCCAATGCTCACTCCAGTCTCTGGAAAAGCTGTTAAAACTTCTAAGTCAAaggcaaaaaataataaatctgGGCCTCAGACTTCTATGTCAAATGTTG GTTCGCCACTCAATCCACCAACTCCTTCTGGTACTTGTCGATATGACAGTTCATTAG GACTTCTGACAAAAAAATTCATCAACCTGCTCAAGCATGCTCAAGATGGCATTCTAGATTTGAATAATGCTGCAGAAACATTAGAG GTTCAAAAGCGACGCATATATGACATTACCAATGTCCTTGAAGGAATTGGGCTAATAGAGAAGATACTAAAGAACAGAATCCGTTGGAA GGGCCTGGATGATTCGGGCATTGAATTAGATAATGGTATTTCTGCTTTGCAG GCAGAAGTTGAAACTCTTAGTCTGCAGGAGCAAGCTTTAGACGAGCGTATAAG TGATATGCGTGAAAAACTAAGGGGGTTGATTGAAGATGAAAATAATCATAG GTGGCTCTATGTGACTGAAGATGATATCAAGGGATTACCCTGCTTTCAG AATGAAACACTTATCGCGATAAAGGCACCTCATGGCACTACACTCGAAGTCCCAGATCCGGATGAG GCCGGCGATTATCTCCAGAGGAGATATAGAATCGTATTAAGAAGTACAATAGGCCCAATAGATGTTTACTTAGTTAG TCGATTTGATGAGAAATTTGAGGAATTGGGTGGTGCTGCAACACCTGCAAGGCATGCAAATGTGCCCATACATCAACCTGTTGAAGATTTCAATACAAAAAATGCCGGGCAAGGTTGCACATCGATGGATGTGGTACATAATATTCAGCAAAGCCAGAAGATTCCCCAGGATCCTAGTGCTTTGCATGATTTTGGAGGGATGACAAGGATTATTCCTTCAGATGTTGAT GAGGATGCTGATTATTGGCTCCTAACAGAGGGGGATGTTAGCATTACTGATATGTGGAAAACGGCTC AAGTGCAGTGGGACCAGTTGGACTTTTTATCGGAAGAAGTTGGCACCCCGTGTGCCCATAATCAGCAGATTGTTGCAGTTGGCGAGCCACAGATACAGATTCCAAGCATGGATAAACCATAA
- the LOC133922024 gene encoding transcription factor E2FA-like isoform X1, with the protein MSGAGSGRPPAAQKILQLLRPPLAFAAPLRPPFAAPDDYHRFPTPAAAAAPAATSGGVGAGGSDIEEGLVIRTLLKGKAASEENAAAVSSECTISSPGFTGSPMLTPVSGKAVKTSKSKAKNNKSGPQTSMSNVGSPLNPPTPSGTCRYDSSLGLLTKKFINLLKHAQDGILDLNNAAETLEVQKRRIYDITNVLEGIGLIEKILKNRIRWKGLDDSGIELDNGISALQAEVETLSLQEQALDERISDMREKLRGLIEDENNHRWLYVTEDDIKGLPCFQNETLIAIKAPHGTTLEVPDPDEAGDYLQRRYRIVLRSTIGPIDVYLVSRFDEKFEELGGAATPARHANVPIHQPVEDFNTKNAGQGCTSMDVVHNIQQSQKIPQDPSALHDFGGMTRIIPSDVDEDADYWLLTEGDVSITDMWKTAPEVQWDQLDFLSEEVGTPCAHNQQIVAVGEPQIQIPSMDKP; encoded by the exons ATGTCGGGGGCCGGCAGCGGCAGGCCGCCGGCCGCGCAGAAGATCCTTCAGTTGCTGCGCCCGCCTCTGGCCTTCGCCGCGCCGTTGCGGCCGCCCTTCGCTGCCCCCGACGACTACCACCGCTTCCCCACGCCGGCAGCGGCTGCGGCCCCCGCCGCTACCTCAGGCGGCGTCGGTGCAGGGGGCAGCGATATCGAGGAGGGGCTGGTCATCCGGACGCTG CTAAAAGGAAAAGCTGCATCTGAAGAAAATGCTGCTGCTGTGTCAAGTGAATGTACGATTTCCAGCCCTGGATTTACTGGCAGTCCAATGCTCACTCCAGTCTCTGGAAAAGCTGTTAAAACTTCTAAGTCAAaggcaaaaaataataaatctgGGCCTCAGACTTCTATGTCAAATGTTG GTTCGCCACTCAATCCACCAACTCCTTCTGGTACTTGTCGATATGACAGTTCATTAG GACTTCTGACAAAAAAATTCATCAACCTGCTCAAGCATGCTCAAGATGGCATTCTAGATTTGAATAATGCTGCAGAAACATTAGAG GTTCAAAAGCGACGCATATATGACATTACCAATGTCCTTGAAGGAATTGGGCTAATAGAGAAGATACTAAAGAACAGAATCCGTTGGAA GGGCCTGGATGATTCGGGCATTGAATTAGATAATGGTATTTCTGCTTTGCAG GCAGAAGTTGAAACTCTTAGTCTGCAGGAGCAAGCTTTAGACGAGCGTATAAG TGATATGCGTGAAAAACTAAGGGGGTTGATTGAAGATGAAAATAATCATAG GTGGCTCTATGTGACTGAAGATGATATCAAGGGATTACCCTGCTTTCAG AATGAAACACTTATCGCGATAAAGGCACCTCATGGCACTACACTCGAAGTCCCAGATCCGGATGAG GCCGGCGATTATCTCCAGAGGAGATATAGAATCGTATTAAGAAGTACAATAGGCCCAATAGATGTTTACTTAGTTAG TCGATTTGATGAGAAATTTGAGGAATTGGGTGGTGCTGCAACACCTGCAAGGCATGCAAATGTGCCCATACATCAACCTGTTGAAGATTTCAATACAAAAAATGCCGGGCAAGGTTGCACATCGATGGATGTGGTACATAATATTCAGCAAAGCCAGAAGATTCCCCAGGATCCTAGTGCTTTGCATGATTTTGGAGGGATGACAAGGATTATTCCTTCAGATGTTGAT GAGGATGCTGATTATTGGCTCCTAACAGAGGGGGATGTTAGCATTACTGATATGTGGAAAACGGCTC CAGAAGTGCAGTGGGACCAGTTGGACTTTTTATCGGAAGAAGTTGGCACCCCGTGTGCCCATAATCAGCAGATTGTTGCAGTTGGCGAGCCACAGATACAGATTCCAAGCATGGATAAACCATAA